Within Micromonospora narathiwatensis, the genomic segment CAGCCGGCAGCTCGCCTGCCGGACCTGCGCCAACCAGGCCAGATCGTCCAGCAGCGCCGGCGGGGTGGCCACGAGCTGCCGGGCCAGCTCCCCCAGCGCGGCCCGTTCGTCGTCGGTGAGATCCAGCGTCAGCCCCTGCGGGGTACGCGTCAACTGGTCGAGGGTCATCGGTTCGGTCCTCTCGTAGGGATTCCGGGGTCGCCCCCTCCGGCAGGCCCCCGTCGGCTCCGCCCGGATCCAGCCGGCGGCTGGCCCGGGTGCAGCGCGGTGTGGTGAATGGACGGATGTTCGGCGGTGCGGTGTGGCGGCTCACCCGGCGGGCAGCGCACGGTTGTCCACCTTCCCGTTGGTGGTGAGCGGGACGTGGTCGATGGCGACGAAGGCCGCGGGGATCATGTAGTCGGGCAGGTCGGCGGCGAGGTGTACGCGCAGCGCGGCCGGGTCCAGCCGGTGCCCGGCGCCGAGGACCAGGTACGCCACCAACCGCTTCTCGCCCGGGCCGGATTCGCGGGCGATCACCACGGCGTCGCGCACGTGCGGGTGGGCGGCGAGCCGGGCCTGGATCTCGCCGAGTTCCACCCGGTATCCACGGATCTTGACCTGGTTGTCGATCCGGCCGAGGAACTCCAACGTGCCGTCGGGCAGCCACCGGGCCAGGTCCCCGCTGCGGTAGAGGCGGCTGCCGGCGGCACCGTACGGGTCGGGCACGAACCGCTCGGCGGTCAGGTCCGGTCGGCCGAGGTAGCCGCGGGCCACCCCGACGCCGCCGATGTAGACCTCCCCCGGCACGCCGACCGGCACCGGCTCCAGCCGATCGGTGAGCACGTACATGGTGGTGTTGACGATGGGTGCGCCGAGCGGCACCAGCTCGGTGGCCGGCGGCTCGACGATCGGCTGCCCCGAGTTGCCGATGGTGATCTCGGTGGGGCCGTACTCGGTGGCCACCTTCGTGCCGTCCGGTCCGGCCAGCTCCAGCCAGCGGGCGGCCAGCGCCTCGGTAAACGAGTCCCCCGCCGCGATGACCATGCCGGCCAGGTCCCGGGCCTGCTCGGCGGTGAGCTGCCAGGTGAGCAGGTCCAGGTGGCCGGGGGTCATCTTGATGAAGCTGTACGGCGACCCGTCGAGCAGGCACGCGCCGAGGTCGGCCGTGTCCAGCGGCTCGGGCAGCAGGTGCACCGGTTCCCCGGTGATCAGCGGAGTGAAGATGTCCGGGATGCCCAGGTCGAAGGAGATGGAGGAGAAGACCGGCGCCCCACCCGGGCCGTGCGCGGCGTACGCGTCGACCGTCCAGAGCAGGTAGTTGGCCAGGCCGGCGTGCGGCACCAGCACCCCCTTCGGGCGGCCGGTGGAGCCGGAGGTGAAGATGACGTACGCGAGCTGCGCCGGGTCGATCGGCACGTCGACCGGGGTGTCCGGGCGGGCCGCGAGGGCCGCCGCGTCGGTGTCGACCAGGACCAGGGTGCCGTCGTACAGCTCGGTGAGGGCGGGCCGCTGCACGGTGGAGGTGACCACCACCCGGGCGTCGGCGGCGTCGAGCATGTGCCGCAGCCGCTCCGGCGGCAGTTCCGGATCCAGCGGCAGGTAGCCGGCCCCGGTCTGCCAGACGCCGAGCAGCGCGGGGACCAGGTCCGGCGTCCGGCCCAGGCAGACCCCGACCAGGGTGTCCCGGCCGGCCCCCAGGTCGAGCAGGTGGTGGGTGAGCCGGTTGGCCCGTCGGATCAGCTCCCGGTAGGTGAGCCGGACGTCGCCGACCCGCACCGCGATCCGGTCCGGGGTGGCCGTCGCCTGGGCCCGGATCAGGTCCACCACGGTCATTCCGCCCCGGTCCACGGTCCCGGCTACCGCCCAGTCGACCAGCACCGCACGCCGCTCGTCGGCCGGCAGCCGGGCGCCCCGGGCGTCGCCGTCCGGGTCGGCGGCCATCGCCACCAGCACCTCCCGGTACAGGGCGGCGAGCCGGCGGGCGTACCCGGGGTCGACGGTCTCCCCGGCGGCGCGCAGCCGCAGCCGGTCCGGGCCGGCGGTGACCCGCAGGCCGTACGCCGTCCGGTCGGCCGGCAGGCCGGGTACCGGCTCGCCGGGGGTGTCGGCGGCGGCGTCCCACTCGAAGAGGGCGTGCTGTCGCTGCCCGCCCCCGGCGGTGGACGGCCGGTACGCGTACCGGTGGGTCCAGGCGGCCCGCTCCTCCTCGGCGACCCGGGTGACGAGGCGACGCCAGGTCGCCGCGCCGGTGACCATCGGCACGGGCAGGGTGAACCGGTGCAGCAGCCGTTCGCATCCGGTGCCGGCCGGCTGCCCGTACGGGGCGAGGGCCGCCTCGGTGTGCCCGGCCGGTTCGACGCCGAGCATGCCGAGCACCGTCTGGTGGGCGGCGAGCAGCACCGTGGACAGCGGCACCCCGGCCGCGCCGGCGAGCGTGGTCAGGCCGGCGACCAGGTCGGCGAGGTCGACGGTCAGTTCGGTGCTGCCCGGCTCGCCACCCCAGCCGCCGGGCAGGGCGAAGGCGGTGCCCGCCAGCAGCCGGGTCCAGTGCTCCGCGCCGTCGAAGTCGGCGGCGGCGTCGAGCCCGGCGGCCACGCAGGGCGCGTGCCGGGTGCCGGTGACGGCCGGGTCCGCGTCGGCGCGGCCCGCGCCCTGGTAGGCGCGGAGCAGCTCGGCGAGAATTCCGGACAGGTCCACCGCCGAGGTCAGCGCCCGGGGCGCGGCGACGACCAGCGTCCAGCTCCGCTCGGTCTCCAGGATCACGGTCAGCCGCAGCGGCCCGGGGGTGGTCGGGTCGAACGGGGTGGCCCGCTCGGCCGCCAACAGCGAGCCGAACATCGCCTCCCGTTTGGGCTCGTCCACGCTGCGGTGGTCGTGCTCGGCCAACGGGATCGCGGCGTCCGGGTGCACCAGGTACACCGGCTCGGTGCCGCCGGACACGTCGACCGAGG encodes:
- a CDS encoding non-ribosomal peptide synthetase, translated to MTTLDSVTSQRPDEIEIEPFTLLSPRDRKIVPAGARDAYPLPEAQAELVEEEPAFAEVDLDGRRITEPAPFSPERLAAAVRAVVRAHELLRTSVDVSGGTEPVYLVHPDAAIPLAEHDHRSVDEPKREAMFGSLLAAERATPFDPTTPGPLRLTVILETERSWTLVVAAPRALTSAVDLSGILAELLRAYQGAGRADADPAVTGTRHAPCVAAGLDAAADFDGAEHWTRLLAGTAFALPGGWGGEPGSTELTVDLADLVAGLTTLAGAAGVPLSTVLLAAHQTVLGMLGVEPAGHTEAALAPYGQPAGTGCERLLHRFTLPVPMVTGAATWRRLVTRVAEEERAAWTHRYAYRPSTAGGGQRQHALFEWDAAADTPGEPVPGLPADRTAYGLRVTAGPDRLRLRAAGETVDPGYARRLAALYREVLVAMAADPDGDARGARLPADERRAVLVDWAVAGTVDRGGMTVVDLIRAQATATPDRIAVRVGDVRLTYRELIRRANRLTHHLLDLGAGRDTLVGVCLGRTPDLVPALLGVWQTGAGYLPLDPELPPERLRHMLDAADARVVVTSTVQRPALTELYDGTLVLVDTDAAALAARPDTPVDVPIDPAQLAYVIFTSGSTGRPKGVLVPHAGLANYLLWTVDAYAAHGPGGAPVFSSISFDLGIPDIFTPLITGEPVHLLPEPLDTADLGACLLDGSPYSFIKMTPGHLDLLTWQLTAEQARDLAGMVIAAGDSFTEALAARWLELAGPDGTKVATEYGPTEITIGNSGQPIVEPPATELVPLGAPIVNTTMYVLTDRLEPVPVGVPGEVYIGGVGVARGYLGRPDLTAERFVPDPYGAAGSRLYRSGDLARWLPDGTLEFLGRIDNQVKIRGYRVELGEIQARLAAHPHVRDAVVIARESGPGEKRLVAYLVLGAGHRLDPAALRVHLAADLPDYMIPAAFVAIDHVPLTTNGKVDNRALPAG